In a single window of the Anaplasma platys genome:
- a CDS encoding AI-2E family transporter — protein MESRVKYVNFSLIALAFVVLAVVARPVLPACCVAIVVAYLLNPVVNRLEVLGCPRMFSSFAIIISGTGILGSLLLLLIPILYTQTLEIIKVLVETVPFVRLEGLKSLLNDSSLSSYKEIVDSAEKPWSLFSGELFRGGNAEFLKLFHSLSGYFGKAVVGLANSGMGFGVSVVKVFVTLLLSFYMLGKWPVITRCVTDLVPRHYLSDFSDCMTRVDEVISAYLHGMILVCLVLSCYYCLCFFIVDLDYSLVLGVMSGLAAFVPYVGPLLCAVLVICVAVSQSLGMAKVSLIGVMLLVGHVAESNFITPLIVGRKLSLSPAWLIIGMVVLSSHLGFLGTLMSVPITATIGVLAQLLFKKYTQSSFYKEP, from the coding sequence TTGGAAAGTAGGGTGAAGTACGTAAACTTTTCGCTAATCGCTCTTGCCTTTGTTGTGCTCGCCGTGGTGGCGCGTCCTGTGCTCCCTGCGTGCTGTGTAGCGATTGTTGTAGCGTATCTCTTGAATCCCGTGGTAAACAGGTTGGAAGTGCTTGGCTGTCCACGCATGTTTTCGTCCTTTGCGATAATCATATCTGGAACAGGAATACTGGGATCTTTACTCTTGTTACTAATTCCAATCCTTTATACTCAAACGCTGGAAATTATAAAGGTACTTGTAGAGACAGTGCCATTCGTGAGGCTAGAAGGGCTAAAAAGTCTCCTAAATGATAGTAGTCTTTCCTCTTACAAGGAAATTGTCGACAGTGCTGAAAAACCATGGAGTCTTTTTAGCGGGGAGTTGTTCCGCGGGGGAAACGCAGAATTTTTAAAGCTTTTCCATAGCTTATCTGGGTATTTTGGCAAGGCAGTAGTGGGTCTTGCTAATTCAGGAATGGGCTTCGGCGTATCAGTTGTAAAAGTATTTGTGACCCTACTTCTTTCGTTCTACATGCTGGGAAAGTGGCCCGTTATAACTAGGTGCGTGACTGACTTAGTGCCTCGTCATTACCTTTCAGACTTCTCCGACTGCATGACTAGAGTAGACGAGGTGATTTCCGCGTATCTGCACGGAATGATATTGGTTTGCCTTGTATTATCCTGCTACTACTGTCTGTGCTTCTTCATTGTGGATTTAGATTACTCGCTGGTCTTGGGAGTTATGTCCGGATTGGCAGCGTTTGTACCCTACGTAGGCCCTCTTCTTTGTGCAGTATTGGTAATCTGTGTTGCAGTGTCACAAAGTCTAGGCATGGCCAAGGTGTCTTTGATTGGCGTTATGCTTTTAGTGGGACACGTTGCCGAATCAAACTTTATCACTCCCCTGATAGTGGGAAGGAAACTTTCATTGAGCCCTGCATGGCTGATCATAGGAATGGTGGTGCTTAGCTCGCATCTTGGATTCTTGGGAACGTTGATGTCCGTACCCATTACCGCCACTATTGGTGTACTGGCACAGCTGCTATTTAAAAAATACACGCAGAGCAGCTTCTACAAGGAACCTTAA
- the thiD gene encoding bifunctional hydroxymethylpyrimidine kinase/phosphomethylpyrimidine kinase yields the protein MYRGKVLSIAGSDPSGGAGIQADVKTISLLGCYAACCITSLTAQNTTGVFGVWDVAPEVLEKQLSHVFEDIEMDAIKIGMLPPHLVEVVHKAIPEEVPVVLDPVMVSTSGHELVRQESFLSHLEKLLVKTLLLTPNIEEAEILSGEHILSREDMLRVGTQLAESTGTNVLLKGSALEQQGLIENILFSDTGVHSFTNMKIDQTLHGTGCTLSAAIASFLAQGLSLEKSVKAAMHYISQTVVAIPQVGSGYNPVFHNYNIIGTHLHEPAEHLRDSTPASFKPLT from the coding sequence TTGTACAGGGGGAAGGTGCTCAGCATTGCGGGATCTGATCCCAGCGGGGGCGCGGGCATTCAGGCTGACGTGAAAACGATATCTTTGCTTGGATGCTACGCTGCATGTTGTATAACCTCACTCACGGCACAAAACACCACTGGAGTGTTTGGCGTTTGGGATGTGGCGCCTGAAGTTTTGGAGAAACAGCTAAGTCACGTGTTTGAAGACATCGAGATGGATGCCATCAAAATTGGCATGCTGCCACCCCATTTAGTAGAAGTCGTACACAAGGCGATTCCGGAAGAAGTACCAGTGGTTCTCGATCCTGTTATGGTTTCTACTTCTGGACATGAGCTAGTAAGACAGGAAAGCTTCTTGTCTCATCTGGAAAAGCTTCTCGTCAAAACCCTCCTTCTGACCCCCAACATAGAAGAAGCTGAGATACTGTCAGGAGAACACATACTATCCAGAGAAGATATGTTAAGGGTGGGAACACAGTTGGCAGAATCCACAGGAACAAATGTGTTGTTGAAGGGCAGCGCGTTAGAGCAGCAGGGGCTTATAGAAAATATACTGTTTTCAGACACTGGTGTACACAGTTTCACCAATATGAAGATTGACCAAACACTACATGGCACCGGATGTACACTAAGCGCAGCTATTGCCAGTTTTCTTGCGCAAGGATTGTCACTTGAAAAAAGCGTTAAGGCTGCAATGCACTATATCTCACAGACAGTGGTAGCAATACCGCAGGTGGGATCTGGCTATAACCCTGTATTCCACAACTATAACATCATTGGAACACATCTGCATGAACCAGCAGAACATCTTCGAGACAGTACCCCCGCCTCCTTTAAACCCCTTACTTAA
- the sdhC gene encoding succinate dehydrogenase, cytochrome b556 subunit encodes MVGCGQMCRRLCFCCKFVGGCVVSRLRPMSPHLGVYRLPFTAWLSIMHRMAGFVLYLGLCFYSWLLVLQYFKPGWVSTVLRLWPCALLVRGVLFGWFAALCYHYCNGIRHFIWDMGIGFSKKTATLSGCIVLGLALLMAAGLFFVWL; translated from the coding sequence ATGGTAGGGTGTGGGCAAATGTGCCGCCGTCTTTGTTTCTGTTGTAAATTCGTTGGAGGCTGTGTCGTGTCTAGGCTTAGGCCTATGTCTCCGCATCTTGGGGTCTATAGGTTACCTTTCACTGCGTGGCTCTCCATAATGCATCGGATGGCCGGGTTTGTACTGTACCTTGGCTTGTGCTTTTACTCATGGCTATTGGTGTTGCAGTATTTTAAGCCCGGGTGGGTAAGTACCGTGCTGCGGTTGTGGCCGTGTGCACTTCTCGTGCGCGGGGTGCTTTTTGGTTGGTTTGCTGCGCTCTGCTATCACTATTGTAATGGAATACGGCATTTCATCTGGGACATGGGTATCGGCTTTTCTAAGAAGACGGCGACGTTGAGCGGCTGCATTGTATTGGGGCTTGCGCTTTTAATGGCAGCGGGTCTGTTTTTCGTTTGGTTGTAG
- the rpsD gene encoding 30S ribosomal protein S4, translated as MVSVVNRKYRASRRLGVNLWGRSKDPFNTRNYPPGQHGAMGYKKLSSFGRQFVAHQKFKCYYALSSRQLRNLFLKAYNKKGDTGDNLVGALECRLSAVVYSAGLVPTIFSARQLVSHKHVTVNGRVVNIPSFQVKPGDVVEIRERAVQLPMVLAAIGSQERRVPDHLEVNTEGRSIKCLRVPKCSEVPYPANMEVNLVVEFFSG; from the coding sequence ATGGTATCGGTTGTAAATAGGAAATACAGGGCCAGTCGTAGACTGGGGGTGAACTTGTGGGGTCGTTCTAAGGATCCTTTCAATACGAGAAACTATCCGCCTGGGCAACACGGTGCCATGGGATACAAAAAGCTTTCAAGCTTTGGTAGGCAGTTTGTAGCGCATCAGAAGTTTAAATGTTACTATGCACTCTCGAGTAGGCAGCTCAGAAACTTGTTCCTAAAAGCCTATAACAAAAAGGGCGATACGGGCGATAATTTGGTCGGAGCGCTTGAGTGCCGGCTTTCTGCGGTCGTTTATAGCGCAGGCCTAGTACCTACCATATTCTCCGCAAGGCAGTTGGTTTCCCATAAACATGTGACTGTGAATGGCAGAGTCGTCAATATACCGAGCTTTCAGGTCAAACCTGGAGATGTAGTCGAGATCCGTGAGAGAGCTGTGCAACTGCCAATGGTCTTGGCGGCTATTGGATCACAGGAGCGAAGAGTTCCTGACCATCTTGAAGTAAACACGGAAGGTCGCTCCATAAAGTGCCTAAGGGTACCGAAGTGTTCAGAGGTCCCTTATCCGGCAAATATGGAAGTCAACCTGGTGGTTGAGTTTTTCTCTGGGTAG
- the iscX gene encoding Fe-S cluster assembly protein IscX, with the protein MKWDDAEEVAILLEETYPDQDIFALRFTELRDLVRLLPGFTDDEGSCNEGVLEAIQMAWHEERESR; encoded by the coding sequence GTGAAGTGGGATGATGCAGAAGAGGTGGCTATTTTGCTTGAGGAAACCTATCCTGACCAAGATATCTTTGCTCTGCGTTTTACAGAACTCCGCGACTTGGTTAGGTTGCTGCCTGGGTTCACAGATGACGAGGGTAGCTGTAATGAGGGGGTGCTCGAAGCAATACAAATGGCGTGGCATGAAGAGAGGGAGAGTAGGTAA
- a CDS encoding DnaA ATPase domain-containing protein, translated as MEQQLKLFDIQEMHSYQCSDYVVLENNRHTYNLLMNNDIWQSFILYGPLGSGKTHLAHVWKKLRSADFLLPNNVDTSIETIKGSSAVIVEDIDKINNESWLLHCYNFALEKARPLLMTSSMPPKLLPLKLKDLQSRLLATLSAKLAEPNEELLRIMLVKLFTDRQLHTDIKTINFILNNVERSFVKLRDIVSLIDTELQGCSGSVTIPFVRSVIRKVNLVQGEGAQHCGI; from the coding sequence ATGGAACAGCAACTCAAGTTGTTTGATATTCAGGAGATGCATTCATACCAATGCTCAGACTATGTCGTGCTGGAAAACAACCGCCACACATATAATCTGCTGATGAATAACGACATCTGGCAGAGTTTTATTTTGTATGGTCCACTGGGATCAGGAAAAACACACCTGGCGCATGTGTGGAAGAAACTTCGGAGTGCAGATTTCTTGTTGCCCAATAACGTTGACACCTCGATAGAAACCATTAAGGGAAGCAGTGCCGTAATCGTTGAGGACATTGATAAAATCAATAACGAGTCGTGGCTTCTGCACTGTTACAATTTCGCTTTAGAAAAAGCAAGGCCGCTACTGATGACATCTTCTATGCCACCAAAACTCCTGCCACTAAAGCTGAAAGACCTACAGTCACGCCTTCTTGCAACCTTGTCAGCTAAATTGGCAGAACCCAATGAGGAACTGTTAAGGATCATGCTGGTAAAACTGTTCACAGACCGACAACTTCATACCGATATAAAAACTATAAACTTCATCTTAAACAACGTGGAGAGGTCTTTCGTAAAATTGCGTGACATAGTCAGCTTAATTGATACTGAATTGCAAGGGTGTTCCGGCAGTGTTACAATCCCGTTCGTAAGGTCTGTCATCAGAAAGGTTAATCTTGTACAGGGGGAAGGTGCTCAGCATTGCGGGATCTGA
- the sdhD gene encoding succinate dehydrogenase, hydrophobic membrane anchor protein, which translates to MAGKSIVHWWMQRLTAVVMLPMPFICMLLLLSPSLEQGLVDVTSGWRGVSCLLFLFPAYYHGFLGLQIIIEDYVHDITRRAFLITFCKMFTLVTAGALFMVVLLRAVD; encoded by the coding sequence ATGGCGGGGAAAAGCATCGTACATTGGTGGATGCAGCGGCTGACAGCTGTTGTAATGTTGCCTATGCCGTTTATATGTATGCTGTTGTTGCTGTCGCCGAGTCTTGAGCAAGGTCTTGTCGATGTTACCTCGGGATGGCGTGGCGTCTCGTGTCTCCTGTTCCTTTTCCCTGCGTATTATCACGGGTTCTTGGGGCTACAAATCATAATAGAAGATTATGTTCACGATATAACCAGGCGGGCCTTTCTTATCACGTTCTGCAAGATGTTTACGCTAGTGACTGCTGGTGCGCTGTTCATGGTAGTGTTATTGCGCGCTGTTGACTAA